The following nucleotide sequence is from Candidatus Synechococcus calcipolaris G9.
TCAAAGGATTGAGTGATGAAGAGGTTGCCGAACTCTATCGACATCGCTGGGGAATTGAAACATTATGGAAATTTCTGAAGATGCACTTATGTTTAGAAAAACTAATTACTAAAAGCTTGAATGGCGTAACAAATCAGATTTATATGATACTGATTGCATATTTAATCTTAGAGTTGATAGAGATTCCTATTTTCTATGGACATAAGCTATTGGACAAACTACGCTATTTACAATTTGAACTCAGTCGACGCTGCTCAGTAATCCACTGGAGCTTTGACTGGCAACCGGAGATACTTGTCTCTTGAAGTGTAAAGTTTTATTACGACTTTCAACACTTCTGACTATAAATAAGTGATTTAGTTGACTTAACTCATCTAAAAAGTCCCAGCCAGCAAACCCTCTATCCATTAGAGCGACTGCATTATCCGGTATCATTGTCAGAATGTAGTCTCTAAATTTTGCATCGTGCTCTTGTCCAAAGTTGATCAGACATTCACTGGTGATATTCTGAGTTAAATTAAATCCATTGATTAACTTAACTTGATGATACCCTTGCTCCCAAAAAAGCTTACTGGTTAGGGTAATCACTGTTGAGTCAATGGGAAATAAGATGTGCTGAAAGGCAGAATTTTTTCGTTTAACTTTCTCAATTAGTTGAGCATAGATTCGCTGAAAAGAGCCATCCGTTCGAGTTTTATTTGCTTTTGAAAATGTGGACATATGCACATTTATTCCTGACTTGTTTAAGCGATAAAACAATGCTCTCATGCTGGTCAAGCCTGCATCTAAGATGTAGGTTAGCCAGATTTTGAAATTCAGTTGAGAGTTAAGAACTGGGTAGTCAGAACGGCTAAGTGACTTAAAAATTGATTTGACAATTTTTGAAAATGATGCCATGATGTACTCACATTTTTTTATTTATATAAGGGTAGAATACTATATTTCTACCCTTTTTTTCTTCTTTAAGCTAACTTTCAACACTTCTGATTTATAGTGCGAATTAAAAACAATATGAAAACAGACCTGAATCACGACCGTTATCGAATCGTTCAATTCTATGATATTGACAGTGGCGTAGAATACCGATTAGCAACAAATCTCAAAGGATTGAGTGATGAAGAGGTTGCCGAACTCTATCGACATCGCTGGGGAATTGAAACATTATGGAAATTTCTGAAGATGCACTTATGTTTAGAAAAACTAATTACTAAAAGCTTGAATGGCGTAACAAATCAGATTTATATGATACTGATTGCATATTTAATCTTAGAGTTGATAGAGATTCCTATTTTC
It contains:
- a CDS encoding transposase; its protein translation is MRIKNNMKTDLNHDRYRIVQFYDIDSGVEYRLATNLKGLSDEEVAELYRHRWGIETLWKFLKMHLCLEKLITKSLNGVTNQIYMILIAYLILELIEIPIFYGHKLLDKLRYLQFELSRRCSVIHWSFDWQPEILVS
- a CDS encoding transposase; translation: MASFSKIVKSIFKSLSRSDYPVLNSQLNFKIWLTYILDAGLTSMRALFYRLNKSGINVHMSTFSKANKTRTDGSFQRIYAQLIEKVKRKNSAFQHILFPIDSTVITLTSKLFWEQGYHQVKLINGFNLTQNITSECLINFGQEHDAKFRDYILTMIPDNAVALMDRGFAGWDFLDELSQLNHLFIVRSVESRNKTLHFKRQVSPVASQSSSGLLSSVD
- a CDS encoding transposase, giving the protein MRIKNNMKTDLNHDRYRIVQFYDIDSGVEYRLATNLKGLSDEEVAELYRHRWGIETLWKFLKMHLCLEKLITKSLNGVTNQIYMILIAYLILELIEIPIFYGTRTDGSFQRIYAQLIEKVKRKFCLSAHLISH